The following coding sequences lie in one Arachis ipaensis cultivar K30076 chromosome B05, Araip1.1, whole genome shotgun sequence genomic window:
- the LOC107641712 gene encoding WAT1-related protein At5g47470 yields MAIMEIRNKRVVEDVAIIGGLIGVQFIYAGNAFLMSYAMSLGLNSLTIVIFTSLATFLVLFPVAFYFERTKWPKECKLKLIMQLLFLSFGGLAFQCLFLKGINLTSPAMGTAMPNLAPGLIFIMSWTFGLESVNLRNTHSKVKILGTLLCVFGALTMSIMQTISAPPETGFEATVQSSSTPLQFVFDKHKMIGSLYLVAAVFILSSSVVLQAFVLGDFAAPMSLGAITSLLGAFMTAVFQLLTEHQVKTDWQVLRFKDLIGYSFLAGVASGICLSFNGWALKKKGPVLVSMFSPIATVCSVIFSLVTMRDTINFGSIAGMLLMFTGLYLVLWAKDKEGNARGNNGNEIEKAFLS; encoded by the exons ATGGCGATTATGGAAATCAGAAATAAGAGGGTGGTGGAAGATGTTGCAATAATCGGAGGGTTGATCGGAGTCCAATTTATCTACGCAGGGAACGCTTTTCTGATGAGTTATGCTATGTCATTAGGCCTTAACTCTCTTACCATTGTTATTTTCACTTCCCTAGCTACCTTCCTTGTTCTCTTCCCCGTTGCCTTTTATTTTGAAAG GACTAAGTGGCCCAAGGAGTGCAAACTCAAGCTGATTATGCAACTCTTGTTTCTTTCATTTGGAGG ACTAGCTTTCCAGTGTCTGTTTCTGAAAGGAATCAATCTAACTTCACCAGCAATGGGAACTGCAATGCCAAACCTTGCACCGGGTCTTATCTTCATCATGTCTTGGACTTTTGG GTTGGAGAGTGTAAACTTAAGGAACACACATAGCAAAGTAAAAATCTTAGGAACACTGCTATGTGTTTTTGGGGCTCTCACAATGAGCATAATGCAAACCATTTCTGCTCCTCCGGAAACCGGTTTTGAGGCTACAGTTCAATCATCATCGACGCCATTGCAGTTTGTCTTCGACAAGCACAAGATGATTGGCAGCCTCTATCTTGTCGCTGCAGTCTTCATACTGTCGAGCAGCGTAGTCCTGCAG GCTTTTGTTCTTGGAGATTTTGCGGCACCTATGTCCTTGGGTGCAATAACGTCCTTGTTAGGGGCCTTCATGACCGCAGTTTTTCAGTTACTTACAGAGCACCAAGTGAAAACTGATTGGCAAGTTCTGCGTTTTAAAGACCTAATTGGCTATTCTTTTCTG GCAGGTGTAGCGAGTGGAATATGTTTAAGCTTCAATGGTTGGGCACTTAAGAAGAAAGGACCAGTCTTGGTCTCCATGTTTAGCCCCATTGCTACAGTCTGCTCTGTCATTTTCTCCCTTGTTACCATGAGAGACACTATTAATTTTGGAAG CATTGCAGGTATGTTACTCATGTTCACTGGCCTGTACTTAGTTCTTTGGGCCAAAGACAAAGAAGGCAACGCAAGAGGAAATAATGGCAATGAGATTGAGAAGGCTTTTTTAAGTTGA
- the LOC107643046 gene encoding putative pentatricopeptide repeat-containing protein At5g47460 produces MRRFLFNVARKFEKAHHSHAFPSNLAYSSNTSFDQTNISIGRSNFMWVTTINSLVHGETNTELELCEASRMFNSGTKPNEYALANLVRVTTDLGSYSFGQQLHGYILCSGHFSRVYVSASLIRFYVKMHLLAYAHKVFDETPQPNAVSWNTLISGYVQAGQFLRALCLFRCLGRSDVCADAFSFTSALAACGHLSLFILGRSIHSVVVKLGMLDGTVVANCLIDMYGKCGLVEDAVWVFSEIVDKDVISWNSVIAATANNGNIQLAYRFLHLMPNPDTISYNGLINGIAHVGNIEDAVQILLTMPTPNSSSWNSIITGFVNRNRAREALDMFSRMHSRNVQMDEFTFSIILNGLAGIAALTWGMLIHCCAMKCGLDTSVVVGSALIDMYSKCGQVKRAESIFHELPNRNLISWNTMMYGYARNGDSVQVIELFKMLKMEGDIKPDSITFLNLLSACSHNQIPIEVAIHYFESMINDHGITPSVEHCCSMIRLMGQKGELWRAERMIHELGFESQGLVWRALLGACGTQRDIQVAETAGAKVIELERDEDYVYVKLSNMYASLGRWEDVDAIRGLMSKKQVCKEAGSSWIEVESCNT; encoded by the coding sequence ATGCGAAGGTTTCTCTTCAATGTAGCAAGAAAATTCGAGAAGGCACATCATTCTCATGCATTTCCTTCAAACCTGGCATATAGCAGTAACACTAGTTTTGATCAAACTAATATTAGCATTGGACGTAGTAATTTCATGTGGGTAACTACCATCAATTCCCTTGTCCATGGTGAAACCAATACAGAGTTGGAGTTATGTGAAGCATCCAGAATGTTCAATTCTGGGACTAAACCAAATGAATATGCTCTTGCTAACCTAGTAAGAGTTACTACTGACCTAGGCTCCTACTCATTTGGACAACAGCTCCACGGTTACATTCTATGTTCGGGGCATTTTTCCCGCGTCTATGTCTCCGCCTCACTCATCAGATTCTACGTGAAAATGCACTTACTTGCTTATGCTCACAAGGTGTTTGATGAAACTCCTCAACCAAACGCTGTTTCTTGGAACACTTTGATTTCCGGTTATGTCCAAGCTGGCCAGTTTCTGAGAGCCTTGTGTTTGTTCAGGTGCTTAGGAAGGTCCGACGTTTGTGCTGACGCGTTCTCTTTTACGTCTGCTCTCGCTGCTTGCGGCCACCTGAGCCTGTTCATATTGGGAAGGTCAATTCATTCTGTGGTTGTCAAATTGGGCATGCTTGATGGCACTGTTGTTGCAAACTGCTTGATTGACATGTATGGTAAATGCGGGTTAGTTGAGGATGCTGTCTGGGTTTTCTCTGAGATTGTTGACAAGGACGTTATTTCTTGGAATTCAGTTATAGCAGCAACTGCAAACAACGGAAACATTCAACTTGCATACAGGTTTTTGCACCTTATGCCCAACCCTGATACCATTTCCTATAATGGGTTGATAAACGGCATTGCTCATGTGGGGAATATAGAAGATGCTGTTCAGATTTTGTTAACTATGCCAACTCCGAATTCATCTTCTTGGAACTCCATAATTACAGGGTTTGTTAATAGGAATCGAGCTAGAGAGGCTCTGGATATGTTCAGCAGAATGCACTCAAGAAACGTGCAGATGGATGAGTTTACATTTTCAATCATCTTAAATGGACTTGCTGGTATTGCAGCCTTAACGTGGGGAATGTTGATCCATTGTTGTGCTATGAAGTGTGGCTTAGATACATCTGTAGTGGTTGGAAGTGCACTAATTGATATGTACTCAAAATGTGGGCAAGTGAAGCGTGCCGAATCGATCTTCCATGAACTGCCTAACAGGAATCTGATAAGCTGGAACACTATGATGTATGGCTATGCCCGCAATGGTGATTCTGTACAGGTTATTGAACTCTTTAAGATGCTAAAAATGGAAGGAGATATAAAACCGGACAGCATCACATTTCTTAACCTTTTATCAGCATGTTCCCATAACCAAATTCCCATTGAAGTTGCTATTCATTACTTTGAATCTATGATAAACGACCATGGGATCACACCATCTGTTGAGCATTGTTGTTCAATGATACGGCTGATGGGTCAAAAAGGAGAGTTGTGGAGAGCAGAGAGGATGATACATGAACTTGGTTTTGAGTCTCAAGGTTTAGTTTGGAGGGCTTTGCTTGGTGCTTGTGGAACACAGAGAGATATACAAGTAGCAGAAACTGCAGGTGCTAAGGTGATTGAATTGGAGAGAGATGAAGATTACGTTTATGTGAAGTTGTCTAACATGTATGCATCTTTAGGAAGATGGGAAGATGTGGATGCAATTAGGGGTCTCATGAGTAAAAAACAAGTGTGCAAAGAAGCAGGTTCTAGTTGGATAGAAGTTGAGTCATGTAACACATGA
- the LOC107643047 gene encoding metalloendoproteinase 1-MMP: MLPLFGYLHLTFFLFYYVTVFNSRPCFGARMVPESESVTVITAETHNATATWQEFSKFLHAERGSQVSGIWELKEYFHRFGYLTLPETAQNFTDTFDKQLESALFLYQKRLGLPVTGKLDSETIHAIVAPRCGVSDAAHHRIHATRHYAYFDGKPRWLRGSPMTLTYAFSPNNMIDRLSVPVIRAVFQRAFSRWATVIPVNFQEAEWYDAADIKIGFYSGDHGDGEPFDGVLGVLGHAFSPQNGRFHLDAAESWSVDFERDKSRVAVDLESVATHEIGHVLGLGHSSVKEAVMYPSLSPRKKKVDLTIDDVEGVQALYGSNPNFSFSSLLQSENSSNFAEGLKSCFSKWTLTLALGFLLLFLRL, from the coding sequence ATGCTTCCGTTATTCGGTTACCTTCACTTAACCTTCTTCCTCTTCTATTATGTAACCGTCTTTAATTCGCGCCCTTGCTTTGGCGCCAGGATGGTTCCTGAATCCGAATCCGTAACCGTAATAACAGCCGAAACTCACAACGCTACTGCCACGTGGCAGGAATTCTCAAAGTTCCTTCACGCAGAGAGGGGCAGCCAAGTCAGCGGCATATGGGAGCTGAAGGAGTACTTCCACCGTTTCGGGTACCTCACTCTGCCGGAAACGGCGCAGAATTTCACTGACACATTCGACAAGCAGTTAGAGTCCGCACTCTTCCTTTACCAGAAACGGTTGGGCTTGCCGGTCACTGGAAAACTCGACTCCGAAACAATACACGCGATCGTGGCCCCGAGGTGCGGTGTTTCGGATGCTGCGCACCACAGGATACATGCCACACGCCACTACGCTTACTTCGACGGGAAGCCCAGGTGGCTCCGCGGTTCTCCGATGACTCTGACGTACGCTTTCTCGCCGAACAACATGATCGACCGGCTAAGCGTGCCGGTAATCAGAGCGGTGTTCCAGAGAGCGTTTTCGAGGTGGGCGACGGTGATTCCGGTGAATTTCCAGGAGGCGGAGTGGTACGACGCGGCAGACATCAAAATCGGATTCTACTCCGGCGATCACGGCGACGGAGAACCGTTCGATGGAGTATTGGGGGTGTTGGGGCACGCGTTCTCACCTCAGAATGGGAGATTCCACTTGGATGCGGCGGAATCTTGGTCCGTTGATTTTGAGCGGGATAAGTCAAGGGTGGCCGTTGATTTAGAATCGGTAGCAACGCACGAGATAGGTCACGTGCTTGGGTTAGGTCACTCTTCCGTGAAAGAAGCGGTAATGTACCCGAGCCTGAGCCCAAGGAAGAAGAAAGTGGACTTGACAATTGATGACGTGGAAGGGGTCCAAGCTCTTTATGGCTCTAACCCCAATTTCTCATTTAGTTCTCTCTTACAGTCTGAGAATTCCTCTAATTTCGCTGAAGGGCTAAAAAGTTGCTTCTCTAAATGGACCCTCACTTTAGCTCTTGGGTTCCTCTTATTATTTTTACGTCtatga